The Candidatus Arthromitus sp. SFB-mouse-Japan genome includes a region encoding these proteins:
- a CDS encoding cell division protein ZapA codes for MNIVTINVNGVEYKLKGEESKEYLNSIAKEVDDKIKEMMALNTNLTLHSSSILLAINYCDQLHKLENDKENLNNSIENCNFKIQSLIDENNELKERIIHIENENCEIKLKNENLEEEIEAYNIVLKDGNKDLFSNNNEIEELEKEIELLKDTVRKIKDENFELQNKLKGKIS; via the coding sequence ATGAATATTGTGACAATTAATGTAAATGGCGTTGAATATAAGTTGAAGGGTGAGGAATCAAAGGAGTATTTAAATAGCATAGCTAAAGAGGTGGATGATAAAATAAAAGAGATGATGGCATTAAATACGAATCTTACGTTGCACTCCTCATCAATTTTATTAGCAATAAATTATTGTGATCAGTTACATAAACTAGAAAATGATAAGGAAAATTTAAATAATAGCATTGAAAATTGTAATTTTAAAATACAATCTCTTATTGATGAAAATAATGAACTTAAAGAAAGAATAATACATATTGAAAATGAGAATTGTGAAATTAAATTAAAGAATGAAAATCTTGAAGAAGAAATAGAAGCCTATAATATTGTTTTAAAAGATGGAAATAAAGATTTATTTTCTAATAACAATGAGATTGAAGAGCTAGAGAAAGAAATAGAGCTCCTTAAAGATACAGTGAGAAAAATTAAAGATGAAAATTTTGAATTACAAAATAAATTGAAGGGGAAAATATCTTAA
- the rbr gene encoding rubrerythrin — MNLANSQTKENLMRAFAGECQAHMRYDFGANLAKREGFHVIEKEIKIISTQEIAHSNVFYKFLREFNGQHITLQGAKYPVDLYDKTLDFLKASHERELEEHDSIYKEFADVAAKEGFMDISYKFKEISEIEKLHADRFIKLYNDLSSGMMFKKNTKIKWFCTNCGHVHESEEAPEYCPVCSHPRGYFTPYTNQA, encoded by the coding sequence ATGAATTTAGCTAACAGTCAAACTAAAGAGAATTTAATGAGAGCGTTTGCGGGTGAGTGCCAAGCTCATATGCGTTATGATTTTGGAGCCAATTTAGCGAAAAGGGAAGGATTTCATGTTATTGAGAAGGAAATTAAAATTATTTCTACACAAGAGATAGCACATTCCAATGTATTTTATAAATTTTTGAGAGAATTTAATGGTCAACATATAACCTTACAAGGAGCTAAGTATCCAGTTGATTTGTATGATAAAACTTTAGATTTTTTGAAAGCTTCACATGAGAGAGAATTAGAGGAACATGATAGTATATATAAAGAATTTGCTGATGTAGCAGCTAAAGAAGGTTTTATGGATATAAGCTATAAGTTTAAAGAAATTAGTGAAATTGAAAAATTACATGCAGATAGATTTATAAAATTATATAATGATTTATCTAGTGGTATGATGTTTAAGAAAAATACTAAGATAAAATGGTTTTGTACAAATTGTGGTCATGTGCATGAATCTGAGGAGGCCCCAGAATACTGTCCTGTTTGTAGTCATCCACGTGGATATTTTACCCCATATACTAATCAAGCTTAA